From Chryseobacterium gallinarum, one genomic window encodes:
- a CDS encoding class I SAM-dependent DNA methyltransferase: MEWFESWFDTPYYHLLYSNRDYTEAENFITKLTAELQLPPQSKIIDLACGKGRHSVFLNKLGYDVLGLDLSRHSIESDKQFENQTLIFEVHDMRNPIDADPMDAVFNLFTSFGYFDSEDDDKKVFQSVYNVLKPGGYFVLDYLNEEYVRKTLVPETVITRGNIDFKILKKIEGRHVIKDIRFEADGKPFHFFERVKLHTLEEIHAYASEYGFERIKIWGDYQLNEFNKENSPRCINLFKKK, from the coding sequence ATGGAATGGTTTGAATCTTGGTTTGATACCCCTTATTATCATCTTTTATATAGCAACAGAGACTATACTGAAGCCGAAAACTTCATCACAAAGCTTACTGCAGAGCTTCAGCTTCCGCCTCAGTCTAAAATCATAGATCTAGCCTGTGGTAAAGGGAGACACTCTGTTTTTCTTAACAAATTAGGCTACGATGTGCTTGGATTAGACCTTTCAAGACACAGTATTGAGTCTGATAAACAATTTGAAAATCAGACCCTGATTTTTGAAGTTCATGATATGAGAAACCCGATTGATGCAGATCCCATGGATGCTGTTTTCAATTTATTTACAAGTTTCGGATATTTTGACAGCGAAGATGATGATAAAAAAGTTTTTCAATCCGTTTATAATGTCTTAAAACCCGGCGGGTATTTTGTACTGGATTATCTGAATGAAGAATATGTGAGAAAGACATTGGTTCCTGAAACGGTAATCACCCGTGGGAATATTGACTTTAAGATTTTGAAAAAAATTGAAGGGAGGCATGTTATCAAAGATATCCGCTTTGAAGCAGACGGCAAACCTTTTCATTTCTTTGAAAGAGTAAAACTACACACGCTGGAAGAAATCCATGCATATGCTTCTGAATATGGTTTTGAAAGAATAAAAATATGGGGAGATTATCAGCTGAATGAATTTAATAAGGAAAACTCTCCACGGTGTATCAATTTATTTAAGAAAAAATAA
- a CDS encoding THUMP domain-containing class I SAM-dependent RNA methyltransferase: MDTENLQIQIKTFFGLEQILAEEIKKLGGRKVEIKNRAVNCEGDLGFLYKINYSARTALKILVPIHEFKAFNQHQFYDRLFRFEWDEFMDVDQSFSIDATVNSETFKHSQFVTLKMKDAIVDYFQEKYKRRPNVETRNPDMKFHLHIDRELVMISLDSSGDPLFKRGYRREQGEAPINEVLASGMLQLAGWDGKGNFLDPMCGSGTLLIEAAMIAMDLPAQIFRKRFGFQNWKNYDAELFSKIKKFRINRIRQFEGKIVGYDIDARMLNAARMNVEAAEMEDVIEIKKQNFFDSKKELFPLLMVFNPPYDERIAINDDDFYKKIGDTFKTNYPNTLAWLISSDLEAVKKIGLRPSRKIKLFNGKLETRFLQYEMYEGTKKVHKLEDNK; encoded by the coding sequence ATGGACACAGAAAATCTACAAATACAGATCAAAACATTCTTCGGCCTGGAGCAGATTCTTGCGGAAGAAATTAAAAAACTAGGCGGAAGAAAGGTAGAGATCAAAAACAGGGCGGTGAATTGTGAAGGGGATCTTGGTTTTCTTTATAAGATCAATTATTCTGCAAGGACAGCCTTGAAAATATTGGTGCCTATTCATGAATTTAAGGCGTTTAATCAGCATCAGTTTTACGACAGGTTATTCAGGTTTGAATGGGATGAATTTATGGATGTGGACCAGTCTTTTTCCATTGATGCTACGGTGAATTCTGAAACTTTCAAGCATTCACAGTTTGTAACTTTGAAAATGAAGGATGCCATTGTGGATTATTTTCAGGAAAAGTATAAAAGACGTCCTAATGTTGAAACGAGAAATCCGGATATGAAATTCCATCTTCATATAGACAGGGAGTTGGTTATGATTTCTTTGGATTCTTCGGGAGACCCTTTATTTAAGAGAGGGTATAGAAGAGAACAAGGGGAGGCACCGATTAACGAAGTTCTGGCAAGTGGAATGCTGCAGCTTGCAGGCTGGGATGGGAAAGGTAATTTCCTTGATCCGATGTGCGGTTCGGGAACATTACTGATTGAAGCAGCAATGATCGCTATGGATCTTCCGGCCCAGATTTTCAGAAAGAGATTCGGATTTCAGAACTGGAAAAACTATGACGCGGAATTATTCTCAAAAATTAAAAAGTTTAGAATCAATAGGATACGGCAATTTGAAGGAAAGATTGTAGGGTATGATATTGATGCACGGATGCTGAATGCTGCAAGAATGAATGTAGAAGCTGCAGAAATGGAGGATGTCATTGAAATCAAAAAGCAGAATTTCTTTGATTCCAAAAAAGAACTTTTCCCGTTATTAATGGTATTCAACCCTCCATATGATGAGAGAATTGCTATCAATGATGATGACTTCTACAAAAAAATCGGAGATACTTTTAAAACAAATTATCCCAATACACTTGCATGGTTGATTTCGTCTGATCTGGAAGCTGTGAAAAAGATCGGTTTACGTCCTTCAAGAAAAATCAAACTTTTCAACGGGAAACTGGAAACAAGATTTTTACAGTACGAAATGTACGAAGGGACAAAAAAAGTACATAAACTGGAGGATAACAAGTAG
- a CDS encoding glycosyltransferase, with the protein MKPSISIVVAIYNRKDELFELLNSLTQQTDKEFEIIIVDDGSLIDLKPTIHHFEGILDIQYFRKDNSGPGLTRNYGAARAANEWLIFVDSDVIVEKDYIENIKNDILTIPCDAFGGADKAHKGFNLMQKAISYSMTSVFTTGGIRGSKKAVSKFQPRSFNMGVKKAVFEKVGGFSEMRIGEDPDLSMTLWENGFTTAFFDDIAVYHKRRVDFGKFSRQVYQFGCARPILNQRHPNYVKISFAFPTLFMLGYIMGFFEYFLLHRGIILAFYGLYTFLVFFHAMLLTKNISIAGMAVISTYIQMFSYGYGFLKSWILLNVFRMKPEEAFPHHYYKK; encoded by the coding sequence TTGAAGCCTAGTATTTCCATTGTTGTTGCCATTTACAACCGAAAAGACGAACTTTTTGAGTTGCTGAATTCCCTTACTCAGCAGACTGATAAAGAGTTTGAAATCATTATTGTAGATGATGGTTCCCTGATTGATCTGAAGCCTACCATTCATCATTTTGAAGGAATCCTAGATATTCAGTATTTCAGAAAAGATAATTCAGGGCCGGGATTAACAAGGAATTACGGGGCAGCAAGAGCAGCTAATGAATGGCTGATTTTTGTAGACAGTGATGTAATTGTTGAGAAAGACTATATTGAAAATATTAAAAATGACATTTTAACGATTCCATGCGATGCATTCGGAGGTGCTGATAAGGCTCATAAAGGCTTTAATCTGATGCAGAAAGCCATCTCCTATTCTATGACATCGGTTTTTACAACAGGTGGCATCAGAGGAAGCAAGAAAGCTGTTTCAAAGTTTCAACCCAGAAGTTTCAATATGGGAGTGAAAAAGGCAGTTTTCGAAAAAGTGGGTGGTTTTTCCGAAATGCGGATAGGAGAGGATCCGGATTTATCTATGACGCTTTGGGAAAATGGCTTTACAACAGCTTTTTTTGATGACATTGCAGTCTATCATAAGCGTAGGGTAGATTTTGGAAAATTCTCCAGACAGGTGTATCAGTTTGGGTGCGCACGGCCTATTCTTAACCAGAGACATCCCAACTATGTAAAAATATCATTTGCTTTTCCTACATTGTTTATGTTAGGATATATTATGGGCTTTTTTGAATACTTTCTATTGCACAGGGGAATTATCCTTGCTTTTTACGGGCTTTACACCTTTCTGGTATTTTTTCATGCAATGTTACTGACTAAAAATATAAGCATTGCCGGAATGGCGGTAATTTCTACCTATATCCAGATGTTTTCCTATGGTTACGGGTTTTTAAAGTCGTGGATCCTTTTAAATGTTTTCAGAATGAAACCTGAAGAGGCTTTCCCTCATCATTACTATAAAAAATAA